Proteins encoded together in one Pseudomonadota bacterium window:
- a CDS encoding diguanylate cyclase, whose translation MKKAIPAKHSWLIWFVCLLVMSVAAGWYVSHYLGNIAKKEIIDGNEASTNTLSILLNAEFSNMEGAVKALAGSPWIAPALMTKRTGDIEHAYSVLVRYNTAVDATVSYLMDSAGTTVASSNRNDPDSFVGHSYAFRPYFKEAVLGNTFSYLAAGTTSRKNGFYSSAPVMDDQKNILGVVTVKKELHGIEAHMRKFPHCFLIDANGIIFLSSKPDMTFKSLWPVNREVEKKLLASKQFGERRFDAVMDLEITDGMDATLDGKGFIASRKHINLGGWSIVLMTPRDRINVYRLTGVLTAGFIFLLIAIPLIIHYRTVKLIENIRQSEERYRSLFENMLDGFAYCKMLYDEQGRPVDFVYLDVNEAFERLTGPKDVVGKKVSELIPGIKELNPELFDIYGRVALTGKTETFEINFKPLAKQLSVSVYSTQKGYFVAVFDDITERKQFEEKIIYEHKRLQMLLESAPFGIMLVSENGLISYVNPKFTEIFGYEPDEIPDGKTWFKKAYPDAEYRKSVISTWIDDMKEITPGEKTPRLFTATCKDGTKKSANIITVKLESGEYLVTFEDRTELQKYQESLAYFAMHDVLTELLNRRSLEETLNRSIARAKRGNISSLLYMDLDNFKDVNDTLGHSTGDEVLITLTGILKEALRTEDIVFRLGGDEFAVFLEGIDGKEALLAAERLRASVEAYRLELDHRVFPLSLSIGLVEVNGTAGAGELLSKADTAMYAAKEQGKNRVIIAT comes from the coding sequence ATGAAAAAGGCAATTCCTGCAAAGCATAGCTGGTTAATATGGTTTGTGTGTCTCCTCGTCATGAGCGTAGCCGCAGGCTGGTATGTATCACATTATCTTGGGAACATAGCAAAAAAGGAAATTATTGATGGGAACGAGGCCTCTACAAATACTCTATCTATACTTCTGAACGCCGAATTCAGTAACATGGAGGGAGCTGTGAAAGCCCTCGCCGGTTCCCCATGGATCGCCCCCGCATTGATGACAAAACGCACAGGCGATATTGAACATGCCTACTCGGTGCTGGTAAGATATAATACGGCGGTGGATGCCACAGTGAGTTATCTCATGGACAGCGCGGGGACGACCGTCGCATCATCGAACCGCAACGACCCGGACAGCTTCGTCGGTCATTCCTATGCCTTCCGGCCCTACTTCAAGGAGGCTGTCCTGGGCAATACCTTCAGTTATCTTGCTGCGGGAACTACATCCCGAAAAAATGGTTTTTATTCAAGCGCACCGGTTATGGATGACCAGAAGAATATCCTTGGCGTTGTTACGGTTAAAAAAGAACTCCATGGCATTGAAGCCCATATGAGAAAATTCCCTCACTGTTTTCTCATTGACGCAAATGGGATCATCTTTCTTTCCAGCAAGCCCGATATGACCTTCAAGAGCCTGTGGCCTGTAAACAGGGAGGTTGAAAAAAAGCTCCTTGCTTCAAAACAGTTCGGCGAAAGGCGCTTTGACGCCGTCATGGATCTGGAGATAACCGATGGAATGGATGCAACCCTTGACGGAAAGGGTTTTATTGCGTCACGAAAACACATCAACCTTGGAGGATGGTCCATCGTCCTGATGACACCCAGAGATAGAATCAATGTATACCGTCTGACAGGTGTTCTGACGGCAGGGTTTATTTTTCTTCTAATTGCTATACCTCTCATCATCCACTACAGGACAGTAAAATTAATAGAAAACATCCGGCAAAGCGAGGAGCGTTATCGTTCACTTTTTGAAAACATGCTGGATGGGTTCGCATATTGCAAGATGCTGTATGACGAACAGGGCCGCCCTGTGGATTTTGTCTATCTCGATGTCAACGAAGCCTTTGAGCGGCTGACAGGACCGAAAGATGTGGTGGGGAAAAAAGTCTCTGAGTTGATACCAGGTATCAAAGAGTTGAACCCGGAATTATTTGATATCTATGGTCGGGTCGCCTTGACCGGCAAGACCGAAACGTTTGAGATTAACTTCAAGCCATTGGCAAAGCAGCTATCCGTATCGGTTTACAGCACGCAGAAGGGATACTTTGTGGCAGTGTTTGATGACATCACCGAGCGCAAGCAGTTTGAAGAAAAAATCATCTATGAACATAAGCGGCTTCAAATGCTGTTAGAGAGTGCGCCATTCGGCATTATGCTGGTTAGTGAGAATGGTTTAATTTCATATGTCAATCCAAAATTTACAGAGATATTCGGTTATGAGCCGGATGAAATTCCTGATGGAAAAACGTGGTTTAAGAAGGCATATCCTGATGCAGAATACAGAAAAAGCGTAATCTCTACATGGATAGACGATATGAAGGAAATAACACCCGGAGAGAAAACCCCTCGACTTTTTACTGCCACCTGCAAGGACGGGACAAAAAAGTCTGCCAATATTATTACCGTGAAGCTTGAATCAGGGGAGTACCTTGTCACCTTTGAAGACCGCACGGAGCTTCAAAAATATCAGGAAAGCCTTGCATATTTCGCTATGCATGATGTGCTTACAGAGCTTCTAAACAGGCGTTCTCTGGAAGAGACCTTAAACCGTTCTATTGCCAGGGCAAAGAGGGGTAATATCAGTTCCCTCCTCTATATGGACCTCGACAACTTCAAGGACGTAAACGATACGTTAGGACACAGTACCGGCGATGAAGTTCTCATCACCCTTACCGGCATCCTCAAGGAAGCGTTGAGGACCGAGGATATCGTCTTCCGTTTAGGCGGCGATGAATTCGCCGTGTTCCTCGAAGGGATAGACGGCAAGGAAGCTCTCCTGGCGGCAGAACGTTTGCGTGCTTCCGTTGAAGCGTATCGTTTAGAACTGGACCACCGGGTATTCCCTTTAAGCCTGAGTATCGGCCTTGTAGAGGTCAACGGGACAGCCGGGGCTGGCGAGCTCCTCTCTAAAGCTGATACCGCTATGTATGCAGCAAAAGAGCAGGGAAAAAATAGAGTGATAATTGCAACATGA
- the smpB gene encoding SsrA-binding protein SmpB, which yields MKPICTNRKAYHEYHIEETFEAGLMLTGTEVKSLREGKANLKDSYAKIKDGELFLVNAHISPYSCGNIYNHEPKRDRKLLMHKREINRLFGKVKERGYTIVALTMYFDKRNRAKMQIALAKGKTLYDKRESIKRKDEKRLTEREMRFR from the coding sequence ATGAAACCGATTTGCACAAACCGGAAGGCATATCACGAGTATCATATTGAAGAAACCTTTGAGGCGGGACTTATGCTTACAGGAACAGAGGTAAAATCGCTCCGTGAAGGAAAGGCCAACCTGAAGGATAGTTATGCAAAAATCAAGGACGGAGAGCTTTTCCTCGTCAATGCCCATATAAGTCCCTATTCATGTGGTAATATTTACAACCATGAGCCGAAAAGGGATCGAAAATTGCTGATGCACAAGAGGGAGATCAACAGGCTCTTCGGAAAGGTTAAGGAGAGGGGCTACACGATAGTAGCACTTACCATGTATTTCGATAAAAGGAACAGGGCAAAGATGCAAATCGCCCTGGCAAAAGGCAAAACCCTCTACGATAAGAGGGAAAGTATAAAGCGGAAGGACGAAAAGCGGCTTACTGAACGGGAAATGAGGTTCAGGTGA
- the argC gene encoding N-acetyl-gamma-glutamyl-phosphate reductase, whose amino-acid sequence MWNVGIIGATGYTGITLISLLLTHPLVKITLITSNTYKGRKVSDIFPLLKGLFEETLVPTDEDHRGKCDVYFLCLPHGTSMETAKTLYNDKAVIIDLSADFRFEDLNIYEKTYVTHTAPELARQAVFGLPELYRDKIKGAKMIGNPGCYPTSAILALYPLLKEGLLTGDIFIDSKSGVSGAGRETKIGSLFCEVSEGFRAYNVGIHRHEPEIQKEVKKFQDLQIMFTPHLLPMNRGILSTTYSRLKSPQTTGNILELYRTTYKKEPFVRVMDEGAYPDTRFTRFSNFCDIGLKTFEDGRIVIVSTIDNLIKGASGQAIQNMNVALGIDEALGLKIVPQYP is encoded by the coding sequence ATGTGGAATGTTGGTATTATAGGGGCAACCGGATATACAGGGATTACCCTTATCTCCCTGCTCCTTACCCATCCCCTGGTAAAAATAACACTCATAACATCCAATACATACAAAGGCAGGAAGGTATCGGATATATTTCCGCTCCTGAAAGGCCTTTTCGAGGAAACGCTTGTCCCAACCGATGAAGACCATCGGGGTAAATGCGATGTGTACTTCCTGTGCCTCCCCCATGGGACCTCCATGGAAACAGCAAAAACCCTCTATAACGATAAAGCAGTCATCATCGATCTGAGCGCCGATTTCAGGTTCGAAGACCTCAACATCTATGAAAAAACCTATGTGACACATACCGCACCGGAACTTGCCCGGCAGGCTGTTTTCGGTCTCCCGGAACTTTACAGGGATAAAATAAAAGGCGCTAAAATGATCGGCAATCCTGGCTGCTACCCTACTTCTGCCATACTGGCGCTCTATCCCCTTTTAAAAGAAGGTCTTCTGACCGGGGACATCTTTATTGACTCAAAATCAGGGGTAAGCGGCGCAGGCAGGGAGACAAAGATTGGGAGTCTCTTTTGCGAGGTATCTGAGGGTTTCAGGGCTTACAACGTAGGTATACACCGCCATGAGCCGGAAATACAGAAAGAGGTAAAGAAGTTTCAGGACCTGCAGATCATGTTTACGCCACATCTTTTGCCTATGAACAGGGGTATCCTTTCAACAACATACAGCAGATTAAAAAGCCCGCAAACAACCGGGAACATTCTGGAATTATACAGGACAACTTACAAAAAGGAGCCCTTTGTCAGGGTCATGGACGAGGGGGCATATCCGGACACGAGGTTTACCCGATTCTCAAACTTTTGCGATATAGGTCTTAAAACCTTCGAAGACGGCAGAATCGTCATTGTTTCCACCATCGACAACCTCATTAAAGGCGCATCAGGCCAGGCCATTCAGAACATGAATGTGGCCCTGGGGATTGATGAAGCCCTCGGCCTGAAAATCGTTCCTCAGTACCCCTGA
- the rpsI gene encoding 30S ribosomal protein S9, with product MPEKRYYATGKRKTAVARVWIKQGEGNFVINGRILNDYFPVENLKIMVNKPLVLTGNSGKFDVVANIYGGGIPAQAWALAHGIAKALLEFNAGLRITLKKQGLITRDPRAKERKKYGKKAARASFQFSKR from the coding sequence GTGCCTGAAAAGAGGTACTATGCTACCGGCAAGAGAAAAACTGCAGTAGCAAGAGTGTGGATAAAACAGGGTGAAGGAAATTTCGTTATAAATGGAAGAATTCTCAATGACTATTTTCCTGTTGAAAACTTAAAGATTATGGTGAATAAGCCACTTGTGCTCACCGGTAATTCAGGAAAATTTGATGTTGTTGCAAATATCTATGGCGGTGGCATTCCTGCCCAGGCATGGGCATTGGCTCACGGCATCGCAAAAGCACTGCTGGAGTTTAATGCAGGCTTGAGAATAACTCTCAAAAAGCAGGGGCTCATTACAAGAGACCCACGGGCAAAAGAGAGAAAGAAATACGGCAAAAAGGCCGCGAGGGCAAGCTTCCAGTTCTCAAAGAGATAA
- the rplM gene encoding 50S ribosomal protein L13: protein MKTYFPKEGELIKNWYLVNAEGAVLGRLAAKVAAILRGKTKPTYTPHADTGDFIIVVNAEKVKLTGNKLSQKTYKRHSGYPGGLKVVNAKTMLQKKPEDIILIAVKGMLPKNSLGRQMLSKLKVYKGAEHPHKAQMPKELEIKEVTGA, encoded by the coding sequence ATGAAAACATATTTTCCAAAAGAAGGCGAATTAATTAAGAATTGGTATCTGGTAAATGCAGAGGGGGCCGTTCTCGGCAGACTGGCAGCAAAAGTTGCTGCCATATTAAGAGGAAAAACCAAACCTACATATACACCACATGCTGACACAGGTGATTTTATTATTGTTGTAAATGCTGAAAAAGTGAAGCTTACCGGCAACAAGCTGTCTCAAAAAACGTACAAAAGACACAGCGGTTACCCGGGAGGGTTGAAGGTTGTAAATGCAAAGACTATGCTTCAAAAAAAACCGGAAGATATTATCCTCATCGCAGTAAAAGGCATGCTTCCGAAGAATAGTCTTGGAAGACAGATGTTAAGCAAACTGAAAGTGTATAAGGGGGCTGAACATCCCCATAAAGCCCAAATGCCAAAGGAATTAGAGATAAAGGAGGTAACCGGTGCCTGA
- the ftsH gene encoding ATP-dependent zinc metalloprotease FtsH, translated as MTKNPNTNPLNRNLFIWLFIVLFGLFIFNVYYKPKKVYDTIIFSDFVEAVQSNNIISVTIQGKNILGTYKNGKEFKSYAADDPELMKMLREHSVKINAKPDDDSGMWQNIFISWFPMLLLIGVWIFFMRQMQGGGGKAMAFGKSRARLSTSKENKVTFQDVAGVEEAKEELEEIIEFLIDPKKFTKLGGRIPKGVLLVGPPGTGKTLLARAIAGEANVPFFNISGSDFVEMFVGVGASRVRDLFNQGKKNAPCIIFIDEIDAVGRHRGAGLGGGHDEREQTLNQLLVELDGFESNEGVIVVSATNRPDVLDPALLRPGRFDRQIVVSTPDVKGREAILGIHTRKIVLAKDIDLSIIARGTPGFSGADLANLANEAALVAARREKKEIEMDDFEHAKDKVLMGAERRSMIIPLQERKNAAYHEAGHALVAKMIPDADPIHKVTIIPRGRALGITQQLPIDERHTYSREYLLDNVTILLGGRVAEELVLNHMTTGAGNDIERATVIVRKMVCEWGMSEKLGPLNYGKNEEHIFLGREIGRHRDFGESTAQEIDEELRKLVTNCYDRAKRLLVEKINALHTIANALLDKETLDGQEIDTIIKDSMNGEGDSVER; from the coding sequence GTGACGAAAAATCCTAATACCAATCCATTAAACAGGAATCTTTTCATATGGTTATTTATCGTCCTTTTTGGTCTTTTTATATTTAATGTTTACTATAAGCCGAAAAAGGTCTATGACACCATCATATTTAGTGACTTTGTCGAGGCTGTGCAATCCAACAATATAATCTCCGTAACCATTCAGGGTAAAAATATCCTGGGGACATACAAAAACGGTAAGGAGTTTAAGAGCTATGCCGCTGACGACCCTGAGCTGATGAAGATGCTGAGGGAACACAGTGTGAAAATCAACGCCAAACCTGACGATGATTCGGGCATGTGGCAGAATATATTTATTTCATGGTTCCCCATGCTCCTCCTCATAGGTGTCTGGATCTTTTTCATGAGACAGATGCAGGGCGGCGGGGGCAAGGCCATGGCCTTTGGAAAAAGCAGGGCCAGGTTATCCACAAGCAAGGAGAATAAGGTTACTTTTCAGGATGTGGCCGGTGTTGAAGAGGCCAAGGAAGAACTCGAGGAGATCATCGAATTCCTCATAGATCCAAAGAAATTTACAAAACTTGGCGGGAGAATACCGAAAGGCGTACTTCTTGTCGGTCCGCCGGGTACAGGAAAAACTTTGCTTGCGCGGGCAATTGCCGGGGAGGCCAACGTGCCTTTCTTCAATATAAGCGGTTCTGATTTTGTGGAAATGTTTGTCGGTGTCGGTGCGTCCCGTGTGAGGGACCTCTTCAATCAGGGCAAGAAGAACGCACCATGCATCATATTCATTGATGAGATAGATGCCGTTGGAAGACACAGGGGCGCAGGTCTCGGTGGCGGGCATGACGAGAGAGAGCAGACATTAAATCAGCTTCTCGTTGAACTGGATGGTTTTGAGTCTAACGAAGGGGTTATCGTTGTGTCGGCAACGAACAGGCCCGATGTCCTGGATCCGGCATTGTTAAGACCCGGACGGTTTGACAGGCAAATTGTCGTTTCTACTCCTGACGTGAAGGGGAGAGAGGCTATTTTAGGTATCCATACACGTAAAATTGTCCTTGCAAAAGACATTGATCTTTCAATCATAGCAAGGGGAACGCCCGGTTTTTCAGGGGCAGATCTTGCAAACCTTGCCAATGAGGCTGCCCTTGTAGCAGCAAGGCGCGAGAAAAAAGAGATTGAAATGGATGATTTCGAACATGCCAAGGACAAGGTCCTCATGGGCGCTGAACGAAGAAGTATGATAATACCGTTACAGGAGAGGAAAAACGCTGCATATCATGAGGCCGGACATGCCCTTGTCGCGAAAATGATACCCGATGCAGACCCGATCCATAAGGTTACCATAATACCGAGGGGGAGGGCTCTCGGCATTACACAGCAGCTTCCTATCGATGAAAGGCATACCTACTCAAGGGAATACCTCCTTGATAATGTCACTATCCTGCTTGGCGGGAGGGTAGCAGAGGAACTTGTTCTCAATCATATGACCACAGGGGCGGGTAACGACATCGAAAGGGCAACAGTGATTGTGCGAAAAATGGTATGTGAATGGGGTATGAGTGAAAAGCTCGGACCCCTCAATTACGGGAAAAATGAGGAACATATCTTTCTTGGAAGGGAGATCGGGAGACACAGGGATTTCGGTGAAAGCACCGCCCAGGAAATAGATGAAGAATTGAGAAAGCTGGTAACGAATTGTTACGATAGGGCAAAGAGGCTCCTTGTTGAAAAAATAAATGCATTGCATACTATAGCAAATGCCCTTCTGGACAAAGAGACGCTCGATGGTCAGGAGATAGATACCATAATTAAGGACAGTATGAATGGAGAGGGTGATAGCGTGGAAAGATAG
- the folP gene encoding dihydropteroate synthase, which translates to MERVIAWKDRPLIMGVLNITPDSFFDGGKHNTTEEAIRHALLMIDEGADIIDVGGESTRPFSEPVPIEEELKRVIPVVEGIRARSDSIISIDTYKAKVAREACNAGADIVNDISGLSFDRDMADTVCEFGVQTIVMHIKGTPGNMQKDPHYEDVISEIKAFFRERIEFAQKHGIANERIILDPGIGFGKRVQDNLAIIKNLKAFKELEMPLLIGTSMKSFIGHVTDSPLEERMEGTLASVAVSIWNGADIVRVHDVKSARKVVQLVCAIMKAEG; encoded by the coding sequence ATGGAGAGGGTGATAGCGTGGAAAGATAGACCGCTTATCATGGGGGTCTTGAATATTACACCTGATTCCTTTTTTGACGGGGGGAAGCACAATACAACTGAAGAAGCAATAAGACATGCCCTTTTAATGATCGATGAAGGGGCTGATATTATTGATGTTGGCGGCGAGTCCACACGGCCTTTTTCTGAGCCTGTTCCAATTGAAGAAGAATTGAAAAGGGTAATCCCGGTTGTCGAGGGCATAAGAGCCCGGTCTGATAGCATTATTTCCATAGATACATACAAGGCAAAAGTTGCCAGAGAAGCCTGCAATGCAGGGGCTGATATAGTGAATGACATCAGCGGACTTTCATTCGACAGAGACATGGCGGATACTGTGTGTGAGTTCGGTGTGCAGACCATTGTTATGCATATAAAAGGGACACCGGGGAATATGCAGAAAGATCCCCATTACGAAGATGTAATTTCTGAAATAAAGGCATTTTTCAGAGAGCGGATCGAATTTGCACAAAAACATGGAATAGCCAATGAACGTATTATCCTTGATCCAGGTATCGGTTTTGGAAAGAGGGTTCAGGACAACCTTGCAATTATAAAAAACCTTAAGGCATTCAAGGAGCTGGAAATGCCTCTCCTCATCGGCACTTCAATGAAATCTTTTATCGGGCACGTCACCGATTCGCCGCTGGAGGAGAGAATGGAAGGCACGCTGGCGAGTGTCGCCGTATCGATATGGAACGGTGCAGACATAGTAAGGGTACATGACGTTAAAAGTGCACGGAAGGTAGTGCAGCTTGTATGTGCAATAATGAAAGCTGAAGGTTAA
- the cdaA gene encoding diadenylate cyclase CdaA, producing the protein MIQSLRWQDILDILLVAFIIYRTFVFIKGTRAVQIIIGFIIVFFFFYFSKKFELFTVGWILNNFVGSIVLIIVVIFQSDIRRILLAIGRSPFFKKISYVKETLFYDELSNACVAMGQKKTGALIVVEREIGLEEFMEIGIMLDAEVNAELIISIFQQKSPLHDGAMIIREGRIRASGCILPLALKGDIDKRFGTRHRAAIGITEVTDALAVVVSEESGKLSYAFRGDIFTNMSGEELKRALKEHLG; encoded by the coding sequence ATGATCCAATCACTGAGATGGCAGGACATTTTAGATATATTGCTCGTTGCGTTCATCATATACCGGACATTTGTCTTTATAAAAGGGACGAGGGCGGTACAGATTATTATCGGGTTCATCATCGTGTTCTTTTTCTTTTATTTTTCAAAAAAATTCGAGCTTTTTACCGTTGGATGGATACTGAATAATTTTGTAGGCTCTATCGTACTTATCATAGTGGTTATCTTTCAGAGCGACATCAGGAGAATCCTCCTTGCTATCGGAAGAAGCCCATTCTTTAAAAAGATCAGTTATGTTAAGGAAACGTTGTTTTATGATGAACTGTCAAATGCATGTGTTGCGATGGGGCAGAAGAAGACAGGTGCATTGATAGTTGTTGAGCGTGAGATTGGCCTCGAAGAATTTATGGAGATAGGTATTATGCTTGACGCAGAGGTGAATGCAGAATTAATAATAAGTATTTTCCAGCAGAAATCACCGTTGCACGATGGCGCAATGATAATAAGGGAGGGGAGGATACGGGCGTCAGGCTGTATTCTTCCCCTGGCGTTAAAAGGTGATATTGATAAGCGTTTTGGAACAAGGCACAGAGCGGCCATAGGTATTACTGAAGTGACAGATGCTCTTGCGGTTGTTGTTTCAGAAGAGAGCGGGAAGTTGTCGTATGCCTTCAGGGGAGATATTTTTACGAACATGAGCGGTGAAGAGTTGAAGAGGGCGTTGAAGGAACATCTGGGATGA
- a CDS encoding CdaR family protein — translation MLDLLKEYIFKDFKLKVLSLVLAAMLWFAVSYMGESKMGFSVKIGVDKLGKEFIIKKIENEEVLITVDGPVSILKGIRARDIRLTLNLSDVKEGRHVFTLQETDVKTPKGVKVGALKPDFVAIELDRIMEKRLQTIITLDKKWTGIYKIKSWSPQYALVEGSKESLEKIHSIETIPVDGNFVADEEIIEIPLDIKDMLVRKVKPETVKVVLRRQ, via the coding sequence GTGTTAGACTTACTTAAAGAATACATATTCAAGGATTTCAAACTAAAGGTGCTATCCCTCGTTCTTGCCGCCATGCTCTGGTTTGCAGTGTCATATATGGGTGAGTCAAAGATGGGTTTTTCTGTAAAAATTGGTGTTGATAAGCTTGGCAAAGAGTTTATCATTAAAAAGATTGAAAATGAAGAGGTGCTTATTACGGTAGATGGCCCTGTGTCAATACTCAAAGGCATTCGTGCACGTGATATAAGATTAACGTTAAACCTGAGTGATGTGAAAGAGGGTCGCCATGTGTTCACATTGCAGGAAACCGATGTTAAGACACCGAAGGGTGTTAAGGTTGGAGCATTGAAACCGGACTTTGTTGCGATAGAATTGGACAGGATTATGGAAAAGAGATTGCAAACCATTATAACATTGGACAAAAAATGGACAGGTATTTATAAAATAAAATCGTGGTCACCGCAATATGCCCTTGTGGAGGGATCAAAAGAATCGCTGGAAAAAATACATTCTATAGAAACAATTCCAGTGGACGGGAATTTCGTGGCCGATGAAGAAATCATTGAGATTCCTCTGGATATTAAGGATATGTTGGTAAGGAAGGTAAAACCGGAAACTGTTAAGGTTGTGTTAAGGAGGCAGTGA
- a CDS encoding pyridoxine 5'-phosphate synthase, which translates to MKKLMVNIDHVATLREARGIYYPDPVYAAGIAEMAGASGIIIHLREDRRHIKDRDVKILRGVVKTKLNLEMAATDEMVGIAREIKPDMITLVPEKREELTTEGGLDVAGLSGKIKKVIEKVREKGIKVSLFIDPEEEQIIASHKIKADMIEIHTGAYSDAKNEMICDKELKKVVNAAKRGKELGLGVNAGHGLHYHNLSEIVAIPEIDELSIGHSIIARAIFTGLDRAVRDMLALMH; encoded by the coding sequence ATGAAAAAGCTCATGGTGAATATAGATCATGTTGCAACGTTGAGAGAGGCGAGAGGCATATATTATCCCGATCCTGTATATGCCGCAGGAATTGCCGAGATGGCAGGGGCATCAGGGATTATCATCCATTTGCGAGAGGACAGGCGTCATATAAAGGACAGGGATGTGAAAATTCTGAGAGGGGTAGTTAAGACAAAACTCAATCTTGAAATGGCTGCAACAGACGAGATGGTCGGTATCGCGAGGGAGATTAAACCGGATATGATTACCCTCGTACCGGAAAAGAGGGAGGAACTGACAACAGAAGGCGGGCTTGATGTGGCCGGTCTTTCCGGAAAGATAAAGAAAGTTATAGAAAAGGTCAGAGAAAAGGGCATCAAGGTAAGCCTCTTTATTGACCCCGAAGAGGAACAGATTATTGCATCCCACAAAATCAAGGCGGATATGATTGAAATTCATACAGGCGCTTACAGTGATGCTAAAAACGAGATGATATGCGATAAAGAGTTAAAAAAGGTTGTAAACGCTGCAAAAAGAGGGAAGGAACTGGGGCTCGGAGTAAACGCCGGCCATGGATTGCACTACCATAATTTAAGCGAAATCGTTGCAATACCCGAAATTGACGAGTTAAGCATAGGTCACAGTATCATCGCGCGTGCCATTTTCACAGGACTCGACAGGGCAGTGAGGGATATGCTGGCATTGATGCACTGA
- the acpS gene encoding holo-ACP synthase — MNWWRVMVGIDIVDVSRITDVVEKYGDRFLDKVFTGEEIAYATQRKRADESFAGRFAAKEAFMKAIGRRLAWKDINVLQSRGRPYIEFHGTRYDGISISHEREYAVSVVVI; from the coding sequence ATGAATTGGTGGAGAGTGATGGTTGGTATTGACATAGTTGATGTATCACGGATAACAGATGTAGTGGAAAAATACGGGGACAGGTTTCTGGATAAGGTGTTCACCGGGGAAGAAATTGCATATGCAACACAAAGAAAGAGGGCAGACGAATCCTTTGCAGGGCGGTTCGCTGCAAAGGAGGCATTCATGAAGGCCATTGGCAGGAGGCTGGCGTGGAAAGATATTAATGTGCTGCAGAGCAGAGGAAGGCCCTATATAGAGTTTCACGGGACACGGTATGACGGGATAAGCATATCACACGAACGGGAATATGCTGTGTCGGTGGTGGTGATTTAA